acagatggcctgctcctgtccctgtgtaacaggctggagagagagagaggggctgaatggcctcctcctgttcctgtgtaaccggctggagagagagagaggggctgaatgggcctcctcctgttcctgtgtaacaggctggagagagagagaggggctgaatggcctcctcctgttcctgtgtaaccggctggagagagagagaggggctgaatgggcctcctcctgctcctgtgtaaccggctggagagagagagaggggctgaatggcctcctcctgttcctgtgtaacaggctggagagagagagaggggctgaatggcctcctcctgttcctgtgtaacaggctggagagagagggggtgaatggcctcctcctgttcctgtgtaacaggctggagagagaggggctgaatggcctcctcctgttcctgtgtaataggctggagagagagagaggggctgaatggcctcctcctgttcctgtgtaacaggctggagagagagagaggggctgaatggcctcctcctgttcctgtgtaacaggctggagagagagagaggggctgaatgggcctcctcctgctcctgtgtaaccggctggagagagagagaggggctgaatggcctcctcctgttcctgtgtaacaggctggagagagagagaggggctgaatggcctcctcctgttcctgtgtaacaggctggagagagagggggtgaatggcctcctcctgttcctgtgtaacaggctggagagagaggggctgaatggcctcctcctgttcctgtgtaataggctggagagagagagaggggctgaatggcctcctcctgttcctgtgtaacaggctggagagagagagaggggctgaatggcctcctcctgttcctgtgtaacaggctggagagagagaggggctgaatggcctcctcctgtccctgtgtaacaggctggagagagagaggggctgaatggcctcctcctgttcctgtgtaacaggctggagagagagaggggctgaatgggcctcctcctgtccctgtgtaacaggctggagagagagaggggctgaatggcctcctcctgttcctgtgtgacaggctggagagagaggggctgaatggcctcctcctgtccctgtgtaacaggctggagagagagaggggctgaatggcctcctcctgttcctgtgtaacaggctggagagagagaggggctgaacggcctcctcctgtccctgtgtaaagaggctggagagagagagaggggctgaacggcctcctcctgttcctgtgtaacaggctggagagagaggggctgaatggcctcctcctgtccctgtgtaacaggctggagagggagaggggctgaatggcctccccctgttcctgtgtaactagctggagagagaggggctgaatggcttcctcctgtccctgtgtaacaggctggagagagaggggctgaatggcctcctcccgtccctgtgtgacaggctggaggagcaggaggagaggggctgaatggcctgtctctgtgGGTGTGATTCTGAAGATAATCTGGGTGAATTTTCTCCCACAGATCTGTGACGATGTTAAAGCATATCTGCTGTCCGACATGGCTCATATCAGTGGGCTTGTGGCTACCAGAGTTATCCCATCCCCATTCGAGTATTCCGACCTCGTGACCACCACGACACACAAGACCCTGCGAGGGGCTCGGTGAGTGTagaaccccctccctcccgcagtgcggcgctccctcagcactgaccctcccacagtgcggcgctccctcagcactgaccctcccacagtgcggcgctccctcagcactgaccctcccacagtgcggcgctccctcagcactgaccctcccgcagtgcggtgctccctcagcaccgaccctcccacagtgcggcgctccctcagcactgaccctcccacagtgcggcgctccctcagcactgaccctctcacagtgcggcgctccctcagcactgaccctcccacagtgcggcgctccctcagcaccgaccctcccacagtgcggcgctccctcagcactgaccctcccacacagtgcggcgctccctcagcactgaccctcccacagtgcggcgctccctcagcaccgaccctcccacagtgcggcactccctcagcgctgaccctcccacagtgcggcgctccctcagcactgaccctcccacagtgcggcgctccctcagcactgaccctccccacagtgcggcgctccctcagcaccgaccctcccacagtgcggcgctcccccagcactgaccctctcacagtgcggcgctccctcagcactgaccctcccacagtgcggcgctccctcagcactgaccctcccacagtgcggcgctccctcagcactgaccctcccacagtgcggcgctccctcagcaccgaccctcccacagtgcggcgctccctcaccctcccacagtgcggcgctccctcagcactgaccctcccacagtgcggcgctccctcagcactgaccctcccacagtgcggcgctccctcagcactgaccctcccacagtgcggcgctccctcagcactgaccctcccacagtgcggcgctccctcaccctcccacagtgcggcgctccctcaccctcccacagtgcggcgctccctcagcactgaccctcccacagtgcggcgctccctcagcactgaccctcccacagtgcggcgctccctcagcactgaccctcccacagtgcggcgctccctcagcaccgaccctcccacacagtgcggcgctccctcagcactgaccctcccacagtgcggcgctccctcagcactgaccctccccacagtgcggcgctccctcagcactgaccctcccacagtgcggcgctccctcagcactgaccctcccacagtgcggcgctccctcagcaccgaccctcccacacagtgcggcgctccctcagcactgacccacagtgcggcactccctcagcactgaccctcccacagtgcggcgctccctcagcactgaccctcccacagtgcggcgctccctcagcactgacccacagtgcggcgctccctcagcgccaaccctcccacacagtgcggcgctccctcagcgccgaccctcccacacagtgcggcgctccctcagcactgacccacccacacagtgcggcgctccctcgacgccgaccctcccacacagtgcggcgctccctcagcaccgaccctcccacacagtgcggcgctccctcgacgCCGACCCTCGGAACTGTCTTGCGGGGTAACTGAAATGTCTTTTCCATTCTCcgtttcccctcccccctgctaGAGCCGGGATGATTTTCTATCGCAAAGGCGAGAGGTCGGTGGACAAAAAATCGGGGAAACCGGTGATGTACGACCTGGAGGATAAGATCAACTTTGCCGTTTTTCCATCTCTCCAGGGTGGGCCCCACAACCATGCTATCGCTGGAGTGGCGGTCGCTTTGAAGCAGGTAGACTTACGTCCATGATGTGGATTTGGGGACCAGGTGTAGTATGTCAAAGTtcgtagatgacactaagatgagtgtcatgcttaaaacatgctaccgtgcaaattaaaacatgctaccgtgcaaattcaaacatgctaccgtgcaaattaaaacatgctaccgtgcaaagggacctgggggtccttgtgcatgagacgcaaaagcccagtctgcaggtacaacaggtgatcaagaaggcaaatgggatgttggcctatatcgcgaggggggatagaatataaaagcagagacgtcttgctgcatctgtacagggcattggtgaggccgcagctggaatactgtgttggtccccttatttgcggaaggat
This genomic stretch from Mustelus asterias unplaced genomic scaffold, sMusAst1.hap1.1 HAP1_SCAFFOLD_4707, whole genome shotgun sequence harbors:
- the LOC144491198 gene encoding serine hydroxymethyltransferase, mitochondrial-like is translated as PETGLIDYDKLAFTARLYRPRLIIAGTSAYARLIDYARMREICDDVKAYLLSDMAHISGLVATRVIPSPFEYSDLVTTTTHKTLRGARAGMIFYRKGERSVDKKSGKPVMYDLEDKINFAVFPSLQGGPHNHAIAGVAVALKQVDLRP